TTATTTAAATGTCTCACTTAAGCCGTTCGTATTTGCACTCATTTTGAATCCTTATTGGTGCAGCGTTTTATTATTATAACACAACTGTAATAATTTTGTAACAATTAATTCCCGATGATTTAATAGGGCTTTGGTCCTAATTTAAGCCGTTTTATATTGATAAAAAAGAAAAACTTACAACTTCCATATTACTTCCATTTGATGTAAAATATAGATAAGCTTTCATAGCCAAAAAAGGAGTACTTTATAATGAACAAAAAGATTTTAAAAACATTAGAATTCGACAAAATACTACAGTTGTTAACAACCTATGCTATTTCTTCCATTGGCAAGGAAGTAGCATCCCAATTAACACCTTATACAGATATAAATATCATAAACGAAAAGCTTGAAGAAACAGCTGATGCAACCAACTTAATCATTAGACAAGGTTCCCTGCCGTTGGGCGGCATTAAGAACATTCAAAAGTGTTTAAAGCGCCTTGAAATTGGTGGTAATTTATCAATCCATGAACTGCTTGATATAAGTGAGCTTCTGCGTGTAACCAAAAAAGTGATTTCTTATGCAAACCAATGTGGAGAGTTTTTAGATACAACGTCAATTAAAGATATGTTTCAACTATTGGATTCTGTTCATGTTTTGTACACTGAAATAACTCGCTGCATTTTATCTGAAGAGGAAATTGCCGATGATGCAAGTGCGAAGTTACAAACACTTAGAAGAGACATTCAAAGTACTCATTCTAAGATCAGACAACACTTGAACAAAATCTTAACATCTTCAAACTATAAGATTATGTTGCAGGACTCACTAATAACAGTAAAGAATGATAGATTTTGTGTTCCTATTAAGGCAGAATATAGAAGCTCCTTCCCAGGAATGATTCACGAACAATCGTCCTCAGGCTCCACCTTATTTATCGAACCACTTTCCGTTGTAGAGTTAAACAATACGCTTAAAACATTGATTGATGATGAAGGAAAGGAAATAGAACGCATATTAGCAGAATTAAGTGGGAGAGCTGCTGAGCACATTTACGTATTAGAATCTAATCAAACAATCCTTAGTAAGTTAGATTTCATTTTTGCTAAAGGCGAATTGGCTTTAAATATGCGTTGCTCTAAACCAATATTCAATACAGATAAAAAAATAAACCTGAAGAAGGCTTGTCATCCCTTATTAGACCCAAAAACAGTTGTACCAACAGATTTATATATTGGAGATAACTTCAACACCCTCGTAATTACTGGACCAAATACTGGTGGAAAAACTGTAACACTGAAAACGGTTGGATTACTTTCTCTTATGGGACAAGCTGGATTATATATCCCAGCCTTCGATAATTCTTCCTTAACTGTATTTGAAGAAATATTCGCAGACATTGGTGATGAGCAGAGTATAGCACAAAGTTTGAGTACATTTTCTTCCCATATGACGAATATTATAGAAATTCTTTCTTCTGCAAATGAAAATTCACTTGTTCTCTTTGATGAACTAGGTGCTGGAACTGATCCAACAGAAGGAGCTGCTCTTGCAATGGCAATTCTTGAAAATCTTTATAGCAGGCAAGTAATAACCATTGCAACAACACATTATAGTGAACTAAAGGTATATGCACTTTCCACCAAAGGTGTGGAAAATGCTAGTCAAGAATTTGACGTCCAAACACTTCGACCAACGTATAAACTGTTAATTGGAGTACCAGGAAAGAGTAACGCTTTTGCAATTTCTAAACGTCTTGGGTTATCCGATGATATTATCGATGAAGCAAAAAACTTATTAGAAGGTAAGGAAATTAGATTTGAAGATTTAATTACTGATCTAGAAATGAACAAAAAGCAAGCCCTTTATGAAAAGGAAAAAGCAGAACGTTTTAGAGTTGAGGCAGAAAAACTCCAGAAAGAAGTTCAAATACAAAAGGATAAGGTAAGCAGCCAAAAAGAAAGAATTCTTACGGAAGCAAAAGAAGAAGCCTATGCGATTCTATATGCTGCGAAACAAGATGCCGATAACATTATTAAAGATATGAATCAATTGGTAAAGAACTCAAAGACTCTTACCTCCGGCGACTTAGAAAAAAACCGCTCTCAACTTAGAAATGCCTTAACTGATTTGGAGTCTAAAATTGTTTCCCCTTCTAGAAAGCAAAAAGCAACTTCTCCTACATCAGTTAAAAAAGGAGATACTGTTCATGTATATTCTTTAGATCAGTCAGGCACTGTAATTTCTGCACCTAACAATAAAGGTGAAGTACAAGTACAACTAGGTATTATGCAGACAAAAGTAAATATATCCGACATTACTCTAAAACAAGATAATTCAGGAGAAGTTTCTAATAAACGTTCTCCTCGAACCTCCGGCAAAAAAATGGATCTTAATAAATCATTATCAATGTCCTCTGAACTTGATGTTAGAGGCACTACCAGTGACGAAGCACTGACCCTTGTAGAGAAGTATTTAGATGATGCATATTTATCTCATCTTCCTCAAGTAACCATTATTCATGGAAAAGGAACCGGTGCTCTTCGTATGGCAATACATTCTCAGCTAAAAAAGATTAAATATGTGAAAGCTTTTCGGCTTGGAGTATATGGAGAAGGTGAAACCGGAGTAACGATAGTTGAACTAAAATAATAAAGCGAGGTGAATTTCTATGGATTTTAAATCTAAAATACTCATTGTTGATGATGATGAGAATATAACTGAACTAATCTCTTTATATTTAATAAAAGAAGGTTACGATACTAAAATCGTTCATAGTGGAAGCTTAGCCCTTTCAACATTTCAAGCATACAGCCCTAATTTAGTCATTTTAGATCTGATGCTTCCTGGTAAAGATGGATATGATGTTTGTAAAGAAATTAGGCAAATAAGTAATGTTCCGATTATTATGTTGACTGCAAAAGGAGAAACTTTCGATAAAATACTTGGCCTTGAATTGGGTGCTGATGATTATATGGTTAAACCCTTTGACACGAAAGAACTCACTGCTAGAGTCAAAGCTGTACTAAGACGATTCACTCCCCAAAAGGATAAGTCAAAACAAATTATATTAGAAAACTTAAACATTAACCTGACTAACTACTCTGTCATGTTCAAAGATACAAAAATTGAAATGCCTCCAAAAGAGCTTGAATTATTATATTTTCTAGCTTCCAGTCCGAACCAGGTATTTACTCGGGAACAACTCCTTAATCGTATTTGGGGCTATGAATATCTGGGTGATACCAGAACAGTTGATGTTCACATTAAGAGAATTAGAGAAAAAATAAATGAAAATGATTACTGGGCAATCAAAACAGTCTGGGGAATAGGCTATAAATTTGAGGTGAAATAAACCATGCATAAATTCCGTACTCACAAACCCTTACTTGTTTATGCAATAATATCCTTTGCTTTATTTATGATTGTATTTGGCATCTTTACACAGGTTATTTCTAATCACTTTACGAAAACCTTAAAAAACGATCTGATTAATGAAGCAACTGAAATCGGTAATGATTATGTTGATGCTTGCTACACAAAAGATTATGACCTTGGCTATTTTGATTATAAATTCCAGTTTTTAAGTGAACAATATGAGACTCATACTGTAATAACAAATTCAAAAGGTATCGTATTATTAGATTCCCTGAAGGATCATGACTATTGCTTAGATGCTGAAAATATCTCTTCATTGGTTAAGGATACAACTAAAGGTTCAATTATTGTTGAAGAAGGCTCTGATCACAATCAATTTGGCAATCCTACTTTCTCTATTGGAGTCCCTATTATGAGAAAAGGTCTTGTATACTGCGTTGTAGTTATGCATGCACCTCTACCTAAGACCAATAGTACCATCTTTTTTATCTATAGAATTACTTTTATCACCTTAATAACCGCTCTAAGCTTAGCCTTTTTGTATACTTTAATATTTTCTAACCAAACAAATCGAACACTTGAAGCCCTTAACAAAACCTCAAAAGAGGTTGCAAATGGCAATTTTGCAAGCCGGGTTGACGTTACCTATGCTGGTCAATTTGGTGAGCTTGCAAATAATATGAACGACATGGCTGAAGAACTCGGCAAACTTGAGGCTATGCGCAAGGATTTTATTGCAAATATTTCTCACGATATAAGATCTCCATTAACATCAATAAAAGGCTTTGTACAGGCTATTCTAGATGGCACTATTCCATATGAAAACCAAGATAAATATTTAAACATTGTTTTAGATGAAACTGAACGATTATCTTACCTTACAAATAATATTTTATTGCTCACAAAAATGGAAAACCAGCAGGTTTTATTAGAAAAATCTTCTTTTGAATTACATCAAATTATTCGTAAGGTTCTTCTTCAATTTGACCAACATATTATTACTAAGAAAATGGAAGTTAAACTCTTATTCCACAAAAAAGACTTAGTAGTTTTTGCAGATACGAATCAAATTCAACGTGTACTCTACAACCTCATTGACAATGCAATCAAATTTAGTAATCTCCACGGAAAATTAATCATTGAAACAACAGTAATCAAGGATAAAGCAGAAATATCCATCTCTGATTCCGGGCAAGGAATTCCCGATGATAGCATTAAATACATATGGGATCGCTTTCACAAGGTTGACCGTTCAAGAGGAAAAGATAAAAAGGGCATCGGAATTGGATTATCAATAGTAAAAGAAATCATAAAAGCTCACGACGAACGAATTGACGTTAATAGTCAGCTAGGAAAGGGTACAAAGTTCACCTTTACATTACCTCTTTCAACCTCTAAAAACAGATAATTTAAGGGGCATCTACTGCAATAGATGCCCCTTTTTACTTTCTACAAAAGTTTAGTTTTTTACCACGTATAATCTCTTAATTGACCTTCTAACATTAATGAATTAAACTCACTTTGTCTTAATGCTTCATATAGTACGATAGCTACAGCATTAGATAAGTTTAGTGAACGAATCGCATCTAACATAGGTATTCTGATACTCGTGTCTTTATATCTCACCAATAGATCTTCTGGTATACCTGCACTTTCCTTCCCAAACATAATAAAGCTATCCTTTGGATATGTTACTTGCGCATAGGTTTGTCTTGCCTTAGTCGTAGCCATAAAAATTGTAGCATCAGGGTTTTTCAAACAAAAATCTTCAAAGCTAGAGTATACATGTAAATCTAATAAATCCCAATAATCTAGACCTGCTCTTTTTACAGACTTTTCATCAATAAAAAACCCTAATGGTTCTATCAGATGAAGTGCTGTTCCAGTTGCAACGCATGTCCTAGCAATATTTCCAGTATTTTGAGGTATTTCAGGTTCATGTAATAATATATTCATTGTTATTTTTCTTTAATCGCGACATTTATTTCAATTGTTTTATTTTCATCGAAAACCAATGGAATACAAATAGTCTTTGAATCACTTACAGAAATTGATAAATTCATACCTGCACATACAGATGGAGGTGTTATATCTAATGTAATCGCTTTTTTAGAAAACAATGTTGCTGCATTACCAAGAATCATATTACCTAATTCACTAATCGCACTCTTCGCCATATCATTTAGTTCATTTACGGGCATACCCATCATCATATGTGATGCTATTGAACATGCAACATCTGAAGTCATGTTAATTAAAACCTGTCCTCTTAAGTCACCTGTTATACCTACAATAATCATTAATGTGTTTCCTTCATAAGTTGCTTGGCTTAAATAAGGCTTTCCAACTCTTGCTTCAACGTGACAAAAGTCTCTAATAACCGTTTGTGCTGCTTCTATAAAAGGATTAATATATTCTACATTTACCATTTTAAATGCCTCCTTTTTTTGATTACTCACATTGTATCATAACCTTTATGTAATCACAACACATATAGCGCTTAAATGGTCAGTGTTTCCATAAATTACAAGCTACTTTGTTTACATAATCATAGGTTATTCTTGACAATTATATAAAAATAATGTAACATAATAATTACTAAATGATAGCCATTATTTAAAAGGGGGTAATTAAAATTCAACAAATAGCAGAACTATTAAAAAGTCACTCCATAAAAGTGACACCTCAACGATTGGCTATATATAACGTACTTTATAATACCACTGAGCATCCGAGTGCAGAAAAGATTTATCACGCTCTCCAAGCAACCCATCCTACAATGAGTCTTGCAACTGTATATAAAACCTTGGATACTTTTATTAAGTCCAACTTAGTTCAAGAATTAAATACAGGGGATGACTATATTCGCTATGATGCCCAAATACAAGAACATCCACATGCAATCTGTAATGCTTGTGGTAAAGTACAAGATCTTGATGTTCATTTATTAGATGGATTGTTAGCGCGTATTCAACAAGAAACGGATTATGATATACAATATCAAAAAATATATTTTTATGGACGATGTCCACAATGTAAATAAGAACCAAAGGAGTTATACCACTCCTTTGGTTCTCATTAGTTCTACACTTCTATTTCAATATTTTTTTCACAAATTCACTAATTCTTTCTAATGCGATCTTCAGATTATCGATGGAATAAGCATAGGAACATCTTATGAAGCCTTCTCCACATTCACCAAAGGCTGTCCCCGGTACCACTGCAACCTTTTGATCAAACAATAATTGTTTTGCAAATTCCTCTGACGATAGTCCTGTTTTTTGTATAGATGGGAATACATAAAAAGCTCCAAAGGGTTCAAAACAATCTAATCCCATTTTTCTAAAACCATCCACCATAAGCCTTCGTCTTTGATTATACGCATCTTTCATCTCTACAATATCTGAATCTCCATTTTTTGCAGCTTCAAGCGCAGCATATTGGCTTGTTGTTGGCGTACACATAATTGCATATTGATGAACAATTGTCATTGGAGCTATTATTTCCTTTGGCCCAACTGCGTAGCCAATTCTCCAACCAGTCATCGCATATGCTTTTGAAAACCCATTGATTACAACCGTTCTCTCTCTCATACCCGGAAGTGTTGCTATTGAAACATGCCCTTCCTTATAAGTGAGTTCTGCATAAATTTCATCTGATATTACAAATAAATTATGCTTAATAATCACTTCTGCGATTTTCTCAAGATCCTGCTTTTCCATAATAGCACCTGTTGGATTACTCGGAAAGGCCATTAAAATTGCTTTTGTTTTGTCAGTAATATGTGCCTCAATTTCTTCAGGCATCAATCTAAATTGATTTTCTGCTTGAAGCGCTATTGGAACAGCAATACCTCCCGCTAATAATGCACAAGGTTTATATGAAACAAAACAGGGCTCCGGAATCAGGACTTCATCACCAGGATTAAGCAACGTTCGAAGAGCTATATCGATACCTTCGCTACCACCAACAGTTACTACCATTTCTGTCCTAGGATCATATTTTAAGTCAAATTTTCTTTTCAGATAGTTACTGATTTCAATTCTCAAATCTAACATACCTGAATTCGATGTATAAAAGGTTTTTCCCTTCTCTAAAGAATAAATACCCTCTTCTCGTATATGCCAAGGAGTATCAAAATCAGGTTCACCAACTCCTAATGAAATAGCATCTTCCATTTCTGTTACAATATCAAAGAATTTTCTTATTCCCGAGGGAGGAAGACTACTTGCAATTGTCGATAAATTATATTCCATTATGGAGTCACCACCATTCTCTCATCTTTTTTCTCATCTTCTAAAATAATCCCATGTTCCTTGTATTTTTTTAGTACAAAATGGGTTGCAGTACTAAGTACTGCCTCAAGAGGCGCTAGCTTTTGACCTACAAATAACGCAACCTCTTTCATAGTCTTTCCTTCAATGATTACAGTTAAATCAAAACCACCTGACATAAGGTATACAGATTTTACCTCTTTAAATCTATAAATTCTCTCCGCAATTTTGTCAAAGCCTTCTCCTCTTTGAGGTGTAACTCTAACCTCAATTAAAGCTGTCACCTTATCTGCATCTACCTTATCCCAATTAATTAAGGTGTTGTATCCACAAATGATTTTTTCCTTTTCCAGATTACTCACTTCTTCAATAATTTCATTTTCACTCTTTCCTAGCATAATAGATAAATCACTCGTTGTAATTTTACTATTCTTTTCTATAATCTCCAATAGTTCTTCTCTCATTATAGTACCTCCGTAAGTTGTTAAAATGTGTATGCGCTAAATAACCTTATAAAGCTCGTCCGATTTTGCAGGCTCTAAGGCTCGTCTTGTTTCCTCTTGAATAACGATTCTATCATTGCCACTTGTAATCTTACCGATTACCGCTGCTTGAATTCCATGAGCTATTAATCTATCAACAAGTAATTGGCCACTGTCAGCAACCATCAGCATAGATCCACTAGAAATTAACTTATAAGGATTTAATTCGAAGTATTCGCAAATCTCTACTGTTTCTTGTTTAATTGGTATCTTATCTAAAAATATTTCTACGCCCTTTCGGGCGCTAGCGGCCAGTTCCCACAATGCGCCAAATATACCACCTTCAGTTGCATCATGCATGATCGTAACTCCATGCTCATTAGCAATCTTGCTTTCAGGAACAACTGAAATATATTGATTCAAGGCTTTTGCCCTTTCAATGAATTCATTATTGTAATGTGCTTTTAATACTTCCTCCTTGTGCACCGCAATGATAGCGGTTCCCTCAAGTCCTGCCCATTTAGTCATGATGACATCTTGGCCTTCCTTAACCTTCTTAGGAGTCAATAACTTGTCCTTCTTTACTTTACCAATTCCAGTAACACATAATAACGGCTGATTCACCGCAGTTGTTACTTCTGTATGGCCTCCCATGACTTGGAGATTTAACGCTTCACATGTAGTAGCTACATCCTTCATGATGTTTTTTAAATCACTTTCATGAAAGTTCTCCGGAAGTAAAACAGTAAGCATAAGCCCTACTGGTTCAGCACCGCACGCAGCCAAATCATTTGCAGTAATATGTACTGCTAACGAACCAATGTCCTTTACCGCACCGGTAATTGGATCACAAGAAAGCGCAAATAGCTCATCAGGTCCAAATTGGCCAATACTACAGTCTTCACCAATATTTGGTCCAACCAAAATTTCTTTTCTCTTAACTTTAAGTTGCTTGAAAACAGATCTTTTTAGAATTGTCTCTGGCACTTTTCCCGTTTTCATATATTTCTTCTCCTTAAATGAAACTATATAGTTTCACGGAATGTAGTATATTCTTTTCATTCATCAAGAGATAGTTCCCTTTATTCCACAATATACTCTGGATTAATATCTATAATATCTTCTTGTACTGGGCCATCCGCTGGTTCATCTATCGGTAATGGATCTTGTTCTATTTGAATAGCTGGTTCAACTATAGGCTTTTCTACTGCTATTGGCGCACTACCTCTTCTAACCTCTGCCGCTGTTGCACCATAATTACTCGTATTAATGTTTAACTTTTCGCTAAGATTTCCTTCAATATAAATCAATTTATATAATTTTACAGTATACCCTATTGTAGGTTTTTTTTCAACAACTTCTTCACCTTCTTTTAAAGATGGATCAAGAGTTATTTTTTGTGGAGGAGGCATTATTGTATCTATTATAACAGATTCAAACTTAATAGTACGATTATTGGCTCTAATTTCTTTACCATAGATGTTCATATATAGTTGATGGTTCTTGATATAGCTTTCAATATAGAGCGGATTGTCTGTATCATTCTTAAACTTAAAGTCAATATAATCTCCCGCTAAAGTGGCATCTCGTCCCTTCTCGATATAACCTACTGGCAATGAATGATTTTGTCGTTGAACAATCTCCAACTCAGCTAATAGCACAGAATTATAAAGAGTAGTTGCAATTTGACATACCCCTCCACCAATTCCCGGTTGAATTTTACCATTTAAAATGATAGGTGCTTCTTGATAACCACTTGAAGAGTTTACTGGCCCAATCGTATCATTTGTTGAAAAAACATCTCCTGGAAATAATATCGTACCATTAATCTTCTCACTCGCTATTCTTAAGTTTTCATTTCTAGCTGTTTGACTGACAGAAAATTCCGTATAAAAACTCCCTAAAGAATCTTTAACATCTTCATAAACTACTTTAGTAATCTTCGGATTTACTTGAGCTAGTTCTAGCTTAACTTCATCTAGACCTACTGATAACCCATCTTTTATCACCTTAATACTCTTCTCAATTGTTAGCTCTTTGCCTATAACCTCTTCCTTAATAACAAATGCATTGTTTTCTCTTAAGAGCACAGCGTCTAGAGGTAATACATCATATTCTGCTTTAGCTGTTTCTAATATCTCGTTTATTTTCTCGTCATTATACTTTTCTTCAATTTCAATTATAAACGGGGTTTTTTTATATTTTTTGATTTGCTTATATCTATCGCTTCTAGTTCCTACTTTTCCAATTTGGTAGGCATTCTCTATTAATGAAGAATAGTCTATTTCATGTTCAAAATAACTATATGGAAGCATATAGGCTATCTTGCCTTCTATTAAAAGCTTAAGTTGTTTTTCATTATTATGTTTTTCTATACCACTTTTGAGCACCTCTAATGCTTCGGATTTTACCAATCCGCCTATATGTATATCTTCAATATAGATACCTTCGTAGATCACATCTCTCTCAATAACTGATTTTATATGATCGTTTCTAAATTTTTGTCCAACAAGGAAGCCAACAATACATAAAGCTATCAGTATTATCATGGTGATCGCCCTCTTTTTATTCATAAAATCACCCCTTTTATCAATCGTTATTAAGCTTTGTGCTTTCTTATATATTTACTCAAATATAAGAAAAAAATACCTGTTTGCTATATAAATAGTTTGTAAACGAATAAATGAGAATATTTTTTACTATTAATGTAGATACTACTTTTGACCAAATGGAAGACTTCTTTCATTTATATTGTCATAT
The Firmicutes bacterium HGW-Firmicutes-1 DNA segment above includes these coding regions:
- a CDS encoding AsnC family transcriptional regulator; translated protein: MREELLEIIEKNSKITTSDLSIMLGKSENEIIEEVSNLEKEKIICGYNTLINWDKVDADKVTALIEVRVTPQRGEGFDKIAERIYRFKEVKSVYLMSGGFDLTVIIEGKTMKEVALFVGQKLAPLEAVLSTATHFVLKKYKEHGIILEDEKKDERMVVTP
- a CDS encoding chemotaxis protein CheX, which encodes MVNVEYINPFIEAAQTVIRDFCHVEARVGKPYLSQATYEGNTLMIIVGITGDLRGQVLINMTSDVACSIASHMMMGMPVNELNDMAKSAISELGNMILGNAATLFSKKAITLDITPPSVCAGMNLSISVSDSKTICIPLVFDENKTIEINVAIKEK
- a CDS encoding hydrogenase maturation factor — its product is MKTGKVPETILKRSVFKQLKVKRKEILVGPNIGEDCSIGQFGPDELFALSCDPITGAVKDIGSLAVHITANDLAACGAEPVGLMLTVLLPENFHESDLKNIMKDVATTCEALNLQVMGGHTEVTTAVNQPLLCVTGIGKVKKDKLLTPKKVKEGQDVIMTKWAGLEGTAIIAVHKEEVLKAHYNNEFIERAKALNQYISVVPESKIANEHGVTIMHDATEGGIFGALWELAASARKGVEIFLDKIPIKQETVEICEYFELNPYKLISSGSMLMVADSGQLLVDRLIAHGIQAAVIGKITSGNDRIVIQEETRRALEPAKSDELYKVI
- a CDS encoding endonuclease MutS2 — protein: MNKKILKTLEFDKILQLLTTYAISSIGKEVASQLTPYTDINIINEKLEETADATNLIIRQGSLPLGGIKNIQKCLKRLEIGGNLSIHELLDISELLRVTKKVISYANQCGEFLDTTSIKDMFQLLDSVHVLYTEITRCILSEEEIADDASAKLQTLRRDIQSTHSKIRQHLNKILTSSNYKIMLQDSLITVKNDRFCVPIKAEYRSSFPGMIHEQSSSGSTLFIEPLSVVELNNTLKTLIDDEGKEIERILAELSGRAAEHIYVLESNQTILSKLDFIFAKGELALNMRCSKPIFNTDKKINLKKACHPLLDPKTVVPTDLYIGDNFNTLVITGPNTGGKTVTLKTVGLLSLMGQAGLYIPAFDNSSLTVFEEIFADIGDEQSIAQSLSTFSSHMTNIIEILSSANENSLVLFDELGAGTDPTEGAALAMAILENLYSRQVITIATTHYSELKVYALSTKGVENASQEFDVQTLRPTYKLLIGVPGKSNAFAISKRLGLSDDIIDEAKNLLEGKEIRFEDLITDLEMNKKQALYEKEKAERFRVEAEKLQKEVQIQKDKVSSQKERILTEAKEEAYAILYAAKQDADNIIKDMNQLVKNSKTLTSGDLEKNRSQLRNALTDLESKIVSPSRKQKATSPTSVKKGDTVHVYSLDQSGTVISAPNNKGEVQVQLGIMQTKVNISDITLKQDNSGEVSNKRSPRTSGKKMDLNKSLSMSSELDVRGTTSDEALTLVEKYLDDAYLSHLPQVTIIHGKGTGALRMAIHSQLKKIKYVKAFRLGVYGEGETGVTIVELK
- a CDS encoding tRNA (uridine(34)/cytosine(34)/5-carboxymethylaminomethyluridine(34)-2'-O)-methyltransferase TrmL, giving the protein MNILLHEPEIPQNTGNIARTCVATGTALHLIEPLGFFIDEKSVKRAGLDYWDLLDLHVYSSFEDFCLKNPDATIFMATTKARQTYAQVTYPKDSFIMFGKESAGIPEDLLVRYKDTSIRIPMLDAIRSLNLSNAVAIVLYEALRQSEFNSLMLEGQLRDYTW
- a CDS encoding transcriptional repressor, which gives rise to MQQIAELLKSHSIKVTPQRLAIYNVLYNTTEHPSAEKIYHALQATHPTMSLATVYKTLDTFIKSNLVQELNTGDDYIRYDAQIQEHPHAICNACGKVQDLDVHLLDGLLARIQQETDYDIQYQKIYFYGRCPQCK
- a CDS encoding aromatic amino acid aminotransferase (catalyzes the transamination of the aromatic amino acid forming a ketoacid; first step in aromatic amino acid degradation in lactococci), which translates into the protein MEYNLSTIASSLPPSGIRKFFDIVTEMEDAISLGVGEPDFDTPWHIREEGIYSLEKGKTFYTSNSGMLDLRIEISNYLKRKFDLKYDPRTEMVVTVGGSEGIDIALRTLLNPGDEVLIPEPCFVSYKPCALLAGGIAVPIALQAENQFRLMPEEIEAHITDKTKAILMAFPSNPTGAIMEKQDLEKIAEVIIKHNLFVISDEIYAELTYKEGHVSIATLPGMRERTVVINGFSKAYAMTGWRIGYAVGPKEIIAPMTIVHQYAIMCTPTTSQYAALEAAKNGDSDIVEMKDAYNQRRRLMVDGFRKMGLDCFEPFGAFYVFPSIQKTGLSSEEFAKQLLFDQKVAVVPGTAFGECGEGFIRCSYAYSIDNLKIALERISEFVKKILK
- a CDS encoding DNA-binding response regulator, whose amino-acid sequence is MDFKSKILIVDDDENITELISLYLIKEGYDTKIVHSGSLALSTFQAYSPNLVILDLMLPGKDGYDVCKEIRQISNVPIIMLTAKGETFDKILGLELGADDYMVKPFDTKELTARVKAVLRRFTPQKDKSKQIILENLNINLTNYSVMFKDTKIEMPPKELELLYFLASSPNQVFTREQLLNRIWGYEYLGDTRTVDVHIKRIREKINENDYWAIKTVWGIGYKFEVK